Proteins encoded in a region of the Paucibacter sediminis genome:
- a CDS encoding glycosyltransferase family 4 protein — protein sequence MMMPIKPAADAEIEVDELPPQQRCLRVAIVTETYPPEVNGVARTVACVVEGLRARNHGVQLIRPRQAKPDAGEAPGGGGDEERFHEVLMRGLPIPRYPHLRMGMVSKKTLVKLWTLRRPDLVHIATEGPMGWSALQAARYLKLPVCSDFRTNFHAYSKHYGIGWLHKPIMGYLRKFHNHTQCTMVPDAGLRRELQALGFQGVNVVARGVDTALFNPARRSEALRAAWGVAPHDPVVVHVGRLAPEKNLGTLVEAFEAFQRLQPRARLVLVGDGPARRELQARLPGAIFAGMRHGEDLAAHYASGDLFIFPSITETFGNVTPEAMASGLAVLAYDYAAASQLVQPGLNGQLAPFGHSPEFLRQAVVLAEKDPAALRRMGEAARHCAEALSWDSIIGNIESIYGSLIDGRPLPSALPLRGQVLPA from the coding sequence ATGATGATGCCGATCAAGCCCGCCGCCGATGCCGAGATCGAGGTCGATGAACTGCCGCCGCAGCAGCGCTGCCTGCGCGTGGCCATCGTCACCGAGACCTACCCACCCGAGGTGAACGGCGTGGCGCGCACCGTCGCCTGCGTGGTGGAGGGCCTGCGTGCGCGCAACCATGGCGTGCAGCTGATACGCCCGCGCCAGGCCAAGCCCGACGCGGGCGAGGCGCCGGGCGGCGGCGGCGACGAAGAGCGCTTTCACGAGGTGCTGATGCGCGGCCTGCCGATCCCGCGCTACCCGCATCTGCGCATGGGCATGGTGTCCAAGAAGACGCTGGTGAAGCTCTGGACGCTGCGCCGGCCCGACCTCGTGCACATCGCCACCGAGGGGCCGATGGGCTGGTCGGCGCTGCAGGCGGCGCGCTATCTGAAGCTGCCGGTCTGCTCCGACTTCCGCACCAACTTCCATGCCTACAGCAAGCATTACGGCATCGGTTGGCTGCACAAGCCCATCATGGGCTATCTGCGCAAGTTCCATAACCACACCCAATGCACCATGGTGCCGGACGCGGGCCTGCGCCGCGAGCTGCAGGCGCTGGGCTTCCAGGGCGTGAACGTAGTGGCGCGCGGGGTCGACACCGCCCTCTTCAACCCGGCACGGCGCAGCGAGGCCTTGCGCGCCGCATGGGGCGTGGCCCCGCATGATCCGGTGGTCGTGCATGTGGGCCGGCTCGCGCCCGAGAAGAATCTGGGCACGCTGGTGGAGGCCTTCGAGGCCTTCCAGCGCCTGCAGCCGCGCGCCCGCCTGGTGCTGGTGGGCGACGGGCCGGCGCGCCGCGAGCTGCAGGCGCGCCTGCCCGGCGCCATCTTCGCCGGCATGCGCCATGGCGAGGACCTGGCCGCCCATTACGCCAGCGGCGATCTCTTCATCTTCCCCAGCATCACCGAGACCTTCGGCAACGTCACGCCCGAGGCCATGGCCAGCGGCCTGGCCGTGCTGGCCTATGACTACGCCGCCGCCTCGCAGCTGGTGCAGCCGGGCCTGAACGGCCAGCTCGCCCCGTTCGGCCACAGCCCCGAGTTCCTGCGCCAGGCGGTGGTGCTGGCCGAAAAAGACCCGGCCGCGCTGCGCCGCATGGGTGAAGCCGCGCGCCATTGCGCCGAAGCCCTGAGCTGGGACAGCATCATCGGCAACATCGAGTCGATCTACGGCTCGCTCATCGACGGCCGGCCGCTGCCCTCAGCGCTGCCCCTGCGGGGCCAGGTCTTGCCGGCCTGA
- the lplT gene encoding lysophospholipid transporter LplT has translation MPAARCPSQLPPGFHLLIAAQFASALADNALLIVTIALLQAQGQPGWWAPLLKFSFTISYVLLAPFVGPLADAMPKARLMAWMNGLKTLGVLALFAGLHPVAAFALVGLGAAAYAPAKYGLITELVPARQLVAANGWIEVSVVSAALLGTVLGGALVSAWFGALVSGLAQPLHAALALLLLTYGLAALLQLGLGDSGARYPACSRRPRLLLREFMAANRKLWRDAEGGLSLAVTTLFWGVGATLQFAVLRWAEQVLHLRLDQGAYLQAVVAVGVVAGAALAGRLVPMSRAARVLPLGVLLGLLLVAMTWVDSLALAWPMLMGVGAVGGLLVVPMNALLQQRGYQLLTAGRSIAVQGYNENLSILVMLAAYAGALALDTPLLPLMTVFGSLIALAMLALLRRRRHSGRQDLAPQGQR, from the coding sequence ATGCCTGCCGCCCGCTGCCCGTCACAACTGCCGCCCGGTTTCCACCTGCTGATCGCGGCCCAGTTCGCGTCGGCGCTGGCCGACAACGCCCTGCTGATCGTCACCATTGCCCTGCTGCAGGCCCAGGGCCAGCCCGGCTGGTGGGCGCCGCTCCTGAAGTTCTCCTTCACGATCTCCTATGTGCTGCTGGCGCCCTTTGTCGGGCCGCTCGCCGATGCCATGCCCAAGGCCAGGCTGATGGCCTGGATGAACGGCCTCAAGACCCTGGGCGTGCTGGCCCTGTTCGCCGGCCTGCATCCGGTCGCCGCGTTCGCGCTGGTGGGCCTGGGCGCAGCGGCCTATGCGCCGGCCAAGTACGGCCTCATCACCGAGCTGGTGCCGGCGCGCCAGCTGGTGGCGGCGAACGGCTGGATCGAGGTCTCGGTGGTGAGTGCGGCCCTGTTGGGCACGGTGCTGGGCGGGGCGCTGGTGAGCGCCTGGTTCGGCGCGCTGGTGTCAGGTCTTGCCCAGCCGCTGCATGCCGCACTGGCCTTGCTGCTGCTGACCTATGGCCTGGCGGCGCTGCTGCAGCTGGGCCTGGGCGACAGCGGCGCGCGCTACCCGGCCTGTTCGCGCCGGCCGCGCCTGCTGCTGCGCGAGTTCATGGCCGCCAACCGCAAGCTCTGGCGCGATGCCGAGGGCGGGCTCTCGCTGGCCGTCACCACCCTGTTCTGGGGCGTGGGCGCGACCCTGCAGTTCGCGGTGCTGCGCTGGGCGGAACAGGTGTTGCACCTGCGCCTGGACCAGGGCGCCTATCTGCAGGCGGTGGTGGCGGTGGGCGTGGTGGCCGGTGCCGCCCTGGCCGGCCGCCTGGTACCCATGAGCCGGGCCGCGCGCGTGCTGCCGCTGGGCGTGCTGCTGGGCCTGCTGCTGGTGGCGATGACCTGGGTGGACAGCCTGGCGCTGGCCTGGCCGATGCTGATGGGGGTGGGCGCGGTGGGCGGGCTGCTGGTGGTGCCGATGAATGCACTGCTGCAGCAGCGCGGCTACCAGCTGCTGACGGCGGGCCGCTCGATCGCCGTGCAGGGCTACAACGAGAACCTCAGCATCCTCGTGATGCTGGCCGCCTATGCCGGCGCGCTGGCGCTGGACACGCCGCTGCTGCCGCTGATGACGGTGTTCGGCAGCCTGATCGCGCTGGCGATGCTGGCGCTGCTGCGCCGTCGCCGCCACTCAGGCCGGCAAGACCTGGCCCCGCAGGGGCAGCGCTGA
- a CDS encoding transporter yields MNTTPASYGASPDGLICGYRFEPGQPGTAIDTDAALQWLRRSEPAAGFVWLHFNLAHGASLAWLQAHTGLPEDFYQGLREGSRSTRIARHGEHLLGVINDVTFDFSFDPEDVATLWLSLEAGLVITARKHPLRSVDRLRAAAKAGEALATPLALLEHLLSDQADELQHIVRTASDRVDDIEDELLARRRLQGSDELPRLRRLSVRLQRLLAPEPGALLRVVANPPRWVNAADHDSLRRVNDEFAVVLRDIASLHERVKLLQDEAAARVAEENNRSLFTLTMVTVLALPINLIAGLMGMNVGGIPLGEHPHGFWLVLGLILGFTALLGWVVVRRLRAGQG; encoded by the coding sequence ATGAACACGACCCCTGCCAGCTACGGCGCCAGCCCCGACGGCCTGATCTGCGGTTACCGCTTCGAGCCCGGCCAGCCCGGCACGGCGATCGACACCGACGCGGCGCTGCAATGGCTGCGCCGGAGCGAGCCCGCCGCCGGCTTTGTGTGGCTGCACTTCAATCTCGCCCATGGCGCCAGCCTGGCCTGGCTGCAGGCCCATACCGGCCTGCCCGAGGACTTCTACCAGGGCCTGCGCGAGGGTTCGCGCTCCACCCGCATCGCCCGCCATGGCGAGCATCTGCTGGGCGTGATCAACGACGTCACCTTCGACTTCAGCTTCGACCCCGAGGACGTGGCCACGCTGTGGCTGAGCCTGGAGGCCGGCCTGGTGATCACGGCGCGCAAGCATCCGCTGCGTTCGGTGGACCGGCTGCGCGCCGCCGCCAAGGCCGGCGAGGCGCTGGCCACGCCGCTGGCCCTGCTGGAGCATCTGCTCTCCGACCAGGCCGACGAGCTGCAGCACATCGTGCGCACCGCCAGCGATCGGGTCGACGACATCGAGGACGAGCTGCTGGCGCGCCGCCGCCTGCAGGGCAGCGATGAACTGCCGCGCCTGCGTCGCCTCTCGGTGCGCCTGCAGCGCCTGCTGGCGCCCGAGCCGGGCGCGCTCCTGCGCGTGGTGGCGAATCCGCCGCGCTGGGTGAATGCGGCCGATCACGACAGCCTGCGGCGCGTCAACGACGAGTTTGCGGTGGTGCTGCGCGACATCGCCTCGCTGCACGAACGCGTCAAGCTGCTGCAGGACGAGGCGGCGGCGCGCGTGGCCGAGGAGAACAACCGCAGCCTCTTCACCCTCACCATGGTGACCGTGCTGGCCCTGCCCATCAACCTGATCGCCGGCCTGATGGGCATGAATGTGGGCGGCATCCCGCTGGGCGAGCACCCGCACGGCTTCTGGCTGGTGCTGGGCCTGATTCTGGGTTTCACCGCCCTGCTGGGCTGGGTGGTGGTGCGGCGGCTGCGCGCCGGCCAGGGCTGA
- a CDS encoding TetR/AcrR family transcriptional regulator has protein sequence MEINKDPCAKACKPRGRPLSFDREQALEQAMHVFWRRGYEAASISELTAAMGITAPSLYTAFGDKERLFLEAIERYASGPGGGYMRALREEPSAFLAIQRCLEESAEELTRPCHPKGCMMTMAATNCTEASAHIQAALSKRRAEADEGMRCRIEQGITSGELPAGTDAVALSNFYVAVLRGMSMQAADGASRETLMATAAAAMRAWPAPG, from the coding sequence ATGGAAATCAACAAAGACCCCTGCGCCAAGGCCTGCAAGCCCCGTGGCCGGCCTTTGTCATTCGACCGCGAGCAGGCGCTGGAGCAGGCCATGCACGTGTTCTGGCGGCGTGGTTACGAAGCCGCTTCCATCAGCGAACTGACCGCCGCCATGGGCATCACCGCCCCCAGCCTCTACACCGCCTTTGGCGACAAGGAGCGCCTGTTCCTGGAGGCCATCGAGCGCTATGCCAGCGGCCCCGGTGGCGGCTATATGCGGGCCCTGCGCGAGGAGCCCAGCGCCTTCCTGGCGATCCAGCGCTGCCTGGAGGAATCGGCCGAGGAACTGACCCGGCCCTGCCATCCCAAGGGCTGCATGATGACGATGGCGGCCACCAACTGCACCGAGGCCTCGGCCCATATCCAGGCGGCCCTGTCCAAGCGCCGCGCCGAGGCCGACGAGGGCATGCGCTGCCGCATCGAGCAGGGCATCACGAGCGGCGAGCTGCCGGCCGGCACCGACGCGGTGGCGCTGAGCAATTTCTACGTCGCGGTGCTGCGCGGCATGTCCATGCAGGCCGCCGACGGCGCCAGCCGCGAGACCCTGATGGCCACCGCGGCCGCGGCCATGCGGGCCTGGCCGGCGCCGGGCTGA